The Sulfurimonas lithotrophica genome includes a region encoding these proteins:
- a CDS encoding heat shock protein transcriptional repressor HspR, with the protein MIHQYDEPVYLISVVAKILDIHPQTLRQYERENLICPSRSGGRIRMYSQRDIDKIKLILRLTRELGVNLAGVDIILRLKDNVDDMETEIAQLRHELQKSRNAHSVSPDKALVTKKSIYEMIIFED; encoded by the coding sequence ATGATACATCAATACGACGAACCGGTTTACTTAATTAGTGTTGTAGCGAAGATATTAGATATACATCCTCAAACTCTCAGGCAATACGAGAGGGAGAACTTAATTTGTCCTTCCCGTTCAGGTGGGCGTATAAGGATGTATTCTCAAAGAGATATTGATAAGATAAAATTGATTTTAAGACTTACACGTGAATTAGGTGTTAATTTAGCAGGTGTTGATATTATACTTAGACTTAAAGATAATGTTGATGATATGGAGACTGAAATAGCACAGTTAAGACATGAACTGCAAAAGTCGAGAAATGCACACTCCGTATCACCCGATAAAGCACTTGTTACGAAAAAATCTATTTATGAGATGATAATCTTTGAAGACTAG
- a CDS encoding methyltransferase domain-containing protein, producing the protein MSLKDKAKWDKKYLDTPKLLQKRKPSQKLVKFSNYFNGTQALDFASGNGRNSIYLASLGFNVDAYDISEVALENLSANKIKNITTKQIDLDNFEAQKKYDLIVKCNYLDRTAIKKLSDALNKNGFMIIETYMHHPSNTKPDSNPDFLLQADELKTFFDEGFEVLEYDEFDNEPNELYRMRKQSIVVRKK; encoded by the coding sequence ATGTCTTTAAAAGATAAAGCAAAATGGGATAAAAAATACTTAGATACTCCCAAGTTATTACAAAAAAGAAAGCCAAGTCAAAAGCTTGTAAAATTCTCAAATTATTTCAACGGTACGCAGGCACTTGACTTTGCATCGGGTAACGGAAGAAACTCTATATATTTGGCAAGTTTGGGATTTAACGTAGATGCATACGATATATCTGAGGTAGCCTTAGAAAATTTATCTGCTAACAAAATTAAAAATATAACTACAAAACAGATAGATTTAGATAACTTTGAAGCTCAAAAAAAATATGATTTAATTGTAAAATGTAACTATTTGGACAGAACTGCAATCAAAAAACTATCAGATGCGCTAAACAAAAACGGTTTTATGATTATTGAGACATATATGCATCACCCATCAAATACAAAACCGGATTCTAATCCTGACTTTTTACTCCAAGCAGATGAATTAAAAACTTTTTTTGATGAAGGTTTTGAAGTTTTAGAGTATGACGAGTTTGATAATGAGCCAAACGAGCTCTACAGAATGAGGAAACAATCTATAGTTGTGAGAAAGAAGTAG
- the murA gene encoding UDP-N-acetylglucosamine 1-carboxyvinyltransferase, producing MDYLQLQSSSAINGKIKISGAKNAALPLIASTILAKNNVNISNLPNVADINTLLMLLSNLGAKCKKGLHSVEIDTSKLTQTKATYDIVKTMRASILVLGPILARFGHCEVSLPGGCAIGQRPVDLHLKALEQMGAKIEIKSGYIEARAKEGLKACEIIFDKITVTGTANIVMAAALAHGTTTITNAAREPEVVQLCEILNQSGIEIEGIGTAVLKIHGNGGELIDMVDFSVIPDRIEAGTYLCAGAILNKELTITNAEPKHLGAVLSKFEEMGFGIKTTDTTITITPAKEIKPTKIVTQEYPAFPTDMQAQFLALATQANGVSIIEERLFENRFMHVSELQRMGADITLNGHTATIKGKSKLSGADVMATDLRASSALVLAGMIAKGTTNVHRIYHLDRGYESLEKKLQDVGVDIKRLKE from the coding sequence ATGGATTATTTACAACTGCAAAGCTCATCTGCAATCAACGGAAAAATAAAAATATCTGGTGCTAAAAATGCAGCACTACCTCTTATAGCATCAACCATCTTAGCTAAAAACAATGTTAACATAAGCAACCTGCCAAACGTAGCCGATATAAATACTCTTTTAATGCTACTCTCAAACCTAGGTGCAAAATGTAAGAAAGGCTTACACAGTGTTGAGATAGACACTTCAAAACTAACTCAAACAAAAGCAACCTATGATATTGTAAAAACTATGAGGGCATCGATACTTGTACTTGGTCCAATATTAGCCAGATTCGGGCACTGTGAAGTTTCACTTCCGGGTGGTTGTGCTATAGGTCAAAGACCTGTTGACTTGCATCTAAAAGCATTAGAACAAATGGGTGCGAAAATAGAGATTAAAAGCGGTTATATAGAAGCAAGGGCTAAAGAGGGTCTTAAAGCTTGTGAAATTATTTTTGACAAAATTACCGTAACTGGTACGGCTAATATTGTAATGGCTGCGGCTTTAGCACACGGCACTACGACTATAACAAATGCGGCACGTGAACCTGAGGTTGTCCAACTCTGTGAAATCCTTAACCAAAGCGGTATAGAGATTGAAGGAATCGGTACGGCTGTATTAAAAATACACGGTAACGGCGGAGAACTTATAGATATGGTTGACTTTTCAGTTATTCCCGATAGAATCGAAGCAGGTACATATCTTTGTGCAGGAGCTATTTTAAATAAAGAACTTACTATTACAAACGCAGAACCTAAGCATCTGGGTGCTGTTTTATCGAAGTTTGAGGAGATGGGATTTGGTATTAAAACTACTGATACGACTATAACAATAACTCCTGCAAAAGAGATCAAACCGACAAAAATAGTAACTCAAGAATATCCTGCATTTCCCACAGATATGCAAGCCCAGTTTTTAGCCTTGGCTACGCAAGCAAACGGGGTTTCTATAATTGAAGAAAGATTATTTGAAAATCGTTTTATGCATGTCAGTGAATTGCAACGTATGGGTGCAGATATAACCTTAAACGGTCATACAGCCACCATAAAAGGTAAAAGTAAGCTTAGCGGTGCTGATGTTATGGCGACCGATTTAAGAGCTTCTAGTGCATTAGTTTTAGCCGGTATGATAGCTAAGGGTACTACAAACGTTCACCGTATTTACCACTTAGACCGCGGATACGAATCTTTAGAGAAAAAACTTCAAGATGTCGGTGTAGATATAAAACGTTTAAAAGAGTAA
- a CDS encoding GGDEF domain-containing phosphodiesterase: MRFKLNSLSFKTVSLLILTSTIFITLGYTIAKNTFSKNYEDVIHEKIDIVLRSISPQISLNLSYGFNDSIDEICKEQLKNKNVLLIKIESDKLKQDSIYKQHKKISTDFSKFSSEVNLIDPSTSNIIGKLTLLYSSESYYIQMQKFYQMAVIGGFIFIVSLVLISIFLLKSLKPLSKLAHSMNEFNPYEPKKLNVKATSQDEIGSIIKSANIMVENLISYIEHSSALTQELSKKQQHLNDAQRIASVGSWEYDVTTNKLNLSDEIYRILGIKKKSNLTFSSFLNLTYKDDLNDVLNTINNAIEKGSVFNIKYRIQLHNNKIAYVRTKGKVRKKSSGDIKLTAVTVDITKDTHNEQMIERLAYYDSLTNLPNRILFKDRVKSAISNAKRHKNKIAIMFLDLDNFKIVNDTLGHSVGDKLLIHVAKLLSSILRENDTISRVGGDEFTILLTDIQSEEDAQKIAKKIFDSLQGEHEIDFHRLLISTSIGIAIYPDSALDIDKLIRNADTAMYEAKKADKNNYKVFNNKMYAKIKNFVKVEKDLRIALDDEKAFEIFYQPKIKAQDGFVSGCEALVRWKHPKKGIIYPDEFIDIAEESALIIPIGNKIIEKTIKDLSEFNSKGYGTIKVAINLSAKQFTDNSLIGTIQKAIEKYDVHPSQLEFEITESISMQNISKTLEVLHQLKQTGVSIAIDDFGTGYSSLSYLKQFPINTLKIDKSFVLDMTIDNDDKSIVNTIINMAHTLNFTTVAEGVETLEHADILTDMNCDELQGYYYSKPIAKDEFINFLKTYNTN, encoded by the coding sequence ATGAGGTTTAAGCTAAATTCCCTGAGTTTTAAAACGGTATCTTTACTGATTTTAACTTCAACCATATTTATAACACTTGGATATACAATAGCTAAAAATACATTTTCTAAAAACTATGAAGATGTTATCCACGAGAAGATAGATATTGTTTTAAGGAGTATCTCCCCTCAAATATCTTTAAATCTGAGTTACGGTTTTAACGATTCAATCGATGAGATATGTAAAGAACAGCTTAAAAACAAAAATGTTTTACTTATAAAAATCGAATCTGATAAACTTAAACAAGATTCTATCTACAAGCAACATAAAAAGATAAGTACCGACTTTAGTAAGTTCTCATCTGAAGTAAACTTGATTGATCCTTCAACCTCAAACATTATAGGAAAGCTAACTCTTCTTTATTCAAGTGAATCATATTATATTCAGATGCAAAAATTTTATCAAATGGCAGTTATCGGCGGTTTTATTTTTATAGTATCATTAGTATTGATTAGTATCTTTTTATTAAAATCTTTAAAACCTCTTTCAAAACTTGCACATTCGATGAATGAATTTAACCCGTATGAACCGAAAAAACTAAATGTAAAAGCAACTTCACAAGATGAAATAGGCTCAATCATCAAATCGGCAAATATTATGGTGGAGAATCTAATATCTTATATTGAACACTCTTCGGCTTTAACACAAGAGCTTTCAAAAAAACAACAACACCTTAATGATGCTCAACGTATTGCAAGTGTAGGCTCATGGGAATACGATGTAACTACAAACAAACTAAATTTAAGTGATGAGATTTATAGAATTTTAGGTATCAAAAAAAAATCTAATCTGACATTTAGCAGTTTTTTAAACTTAACATATAAAGATGATTTAAATGATGTTTTAAATACCATAAACAATGCTATCGAAAAAGGTTCCGTGTTTAATATCAAATACAGAATACAACTACACAATAACAAAATTGCTTATGTGAGAACTAAAGGTAAAGTAAGAAAAAAATCATCCGGAGATATCAAACTTACCGCCGTTACGGTAGATATAACAAAAGATACGCATAACGAACAGATGATTGAACGTCTTGCCTATTATGATTCTTTAACCAATTTGCCAAACAGAATTTTATTTAAAGACAGAGTAAAATCTGCTATATCAAATGCCAAAAGACATAAAAATAAAATAGCTATTATGTTTTTAGATTTGGATAACTTTAAAATAGTAAACGATACACTCGGTCATTCAGTAGGCGATAAGCTTTTAATTCATGTAGCAAAACTATTAAGCTCTATACTGAGAGAAAACGATACGATTTCCAGAGTAGGCGGTGATGAATTTACCATACTTTTAACAGATATACAATCTGAAGAAGATGCCCAAAAAATAGCAAAAAAGATATTTGATTCCTTACAAGGGGAACATGAGATAGACTTTCATAGACTCTTAATTAGTACGAGCATAGGAATAGCCATATATCCAGACAGTGCACTTGATATTGATAAGCTCATACGAAATGCAGACACTGCAATGTATGAAGCCAAAAAGGCCGATAAAAATAATTATAAAGTTTTTAATAATAAAATGTATGCAAAAATAAAAAACTTTGTTAAGGTAGAAAAAGATTTAAGAATAGCCCTTGATGATGAAAAAGCTTTTGAGATTTTTTATCAACCAAAAATAAAAGCACAAGACGGTTTTGTCTCCGGCTGTGAAGCATTGGTACGCTGGAAGCATCCCAAAAAAGGTATTATATATCCTGATGAATTTATAGATATTGCCGAAGAGAGTGCGCTTATCATACCTATCGGGAATAAAATCATTGAAAAAACAATCAAAGACCTCAGTGAATTTAATTCAAAAGGATACGGGACTATAAAAGTTGCTATAAACCTCTCTGCAAAACAGTTCACGGATAACTCTTTGATTGGAACAATCCAAAAAGCTATAGAAAAATATGATGTGCATCCTTCGCAGTTGGAATTTGAAATAACCGAGAGCATCTCTATGCAAAATATCTCTAAAACATTAGAAGTATTGCATCAGTTAAAACAGACAGGCGTCTCTATAGCGATTGATGATTTTGGTACAGGTTATTCGTCACTTTCTTATCTAAAACAATTTCCTATCAACACATTAAAAATAGATAAAAGTTTTGTATTGGATATGACGATAGACAATGATGATAAAAGTATAGTAAACACTATTATAAATATGGCACATACTTTAAACTTTACAACTGTAGCCGAAGGTGTAGAAACTTTAGAACATGCAGATATATTGACGGATATGAACTGTGACGAACTGCAAGGTTATTATTACTCAAAACCTATAGCAAAAGATGAGTTTATAAACTTTTTAAAAACGTATAACACTAATTAA
- a CDS encoding YfiR family protein — protein MKVIISIFLFYSFLFSKTIDNSLLDIHATIMPKVLLLEHNIEYKIINNKINITIAYEKNSYKDMKFLKKAIESKYPNGISGYEIEIDFINYDTFTKCKETTNILYIFPSSQKNINNIINEYRKCDAVTFASEKEYLENGAMISIDVGKKVKPIVNLKAVKRSGISFKPVLLSISKVYKK, from the coding sequence ATGAAAGTTATTATAAGTATTTTTTTATTTTATAGTTTTTTATTTTCAAAAACAATCGATAACTCTCTACTAGATATTCATGCTACTATTATGCCAAAGGTATTGTTGCTTGAACATAATATTGAATATAAAATTATAAACAACAAAATTAATATTACGATTGCATATGAAAAAAACAGCTATAAAGACATGAAGTTTTTAAAAAAAGCGATAGAATCAAAATATCCAAACGGTATATCCGGATATGAGATAGAAATAGATTTTATAAATTACGATACATTTACAAAGTGTAAAGAAACAACAAATATTTTATATATATTTCCATCATCCCAGAAAAATATAAACAATATAATAAACGAATACAGAAAATGCGATGCCGTGACATTTGCATCTGAAAAAGAATACTTGGAAAACGGTGCAATGATATCCATAGATGTTGGTAAAAAGGTTAAACCTATAGTTAATTTAAAAGCCGTTAAAAGATCAGGAATAAGTTTTAAACCGGTACTTCTAAGCATATCAAAAGTATATAAAAAGTAG
- a CDS encoding TonB-dependent receptor plug domain-containing protein encodes MRYFKYAIAFLATSILANETINIEDDFLQSLNQVNQVAAKTKLNRDRTTSLINVLQGKKLQKLGVDNVYEALRYIPGIELSKESTGTKSVIFRGSITKGEVKFMIDGVEINNAYRGSFYYFLDFPIELISRIEVLRGPGSVLHGSGAISGVINIITKSSQDSSTDNNEIFLSGGSYKYGKGGARVNIYKENYKLSVDAYYQENDKEIDSSDQRFNDYSTGLNFKAYDFEFNARIKDSTRGNAYGVFNIKDTNKNNYDNTNQAFYSNLKYSSSVSDNNDLKITLNYNKYSQIIEANAGIYLKSDFEEETYNTNFELVNTSIEGNEFLIGANFKHNNSLKTGLYGHPTESNIVLPNLDRDIYSAYVLNNYLLTNNINISLGLRYDDYSDFGDNFSPDLGLVYRANEDMSFKLKYAKAFRAPSWTELYGLNANPNLKAEVSENIEFGLVYKYESSGRISLNTYHMLIEDYIQSIAGVYSQESELDIHGVELDLSYNPVHNIEFSLVSSYSDAKDKYNHRIDYVANFLTTASLIYTSKIGLVFGSTLRYTNSKDMDNEAIFDQSISYNYKDINIKLIVKNMFNSGIIYYDSAHNETNPIKDAARVALIKASMEF; translated from the coding sequence ATGCGCTATTTCAAATATGCTATTGCATTTTTAGCTACCTCAATCTTAGCAAATGAAACAATTAATATAGAAGATGATTTTTTACAAAGCTTAAATCAAGTAAATCAAGTAGCTGCAAAAACTAAACTAAACAGAGACAGAACTACGTCTTTAATAAATGTATTGCAAGGAAAAAAACTACAAAAACTTGGAGTTGACAATGTTTATGAAGCTTTAAGATATATCCCCGGCATAGAACTCTCAAAAGAATCAACCGGAACAAAAAGCGTAATTTTCAGAGGCTCGATAACAAAAGGCGAAGTCAAGTTTATGATAGACGGTGTTGAAATAAACAACGCTTATCGCGGCTCATTTTACTACTTTTTAGATTTTCCTATAGAGCTGATATCAAGAATAGAGGTTCTTCGCGGTCCGGGCAGTGTTTTACATGGTTCAGGTGCGATTAGCGGTGTGATAAATATTATTACAAAGTCTAGTCAAGACTCATCGACAGACAACAATGAGATATTTCTAAGCGGCGGTAGTTATAAATACGGCAAAGGCGGGGCAAGAGTTAATATATATAAAGAAAACTATAAACTCTCAGTAGATGCTTACTATCAAGAAAACGACAAAGAGATAGATTCGAGTGACCAAAGATTTAACGACTACTCTACAGGTTTAAACTTTAAAGCTTACGACTTTGAATTTAATGCTAGAATAAAAGATTCTACCAGAGGTAACGCTTATGGAGTATTTAATATAAAAGATACCAATAAAAATAATTATGATAATACGAACCAAGCTTTTTATTCAAACCTAAAATATAGCTCATCTGTTTCAGACAATAACGATTTAAAAATCACTCTAAATTATAATAAATACTCTCAAATAATAGAAGCTAATGCAGGTATATATTTAAAATCAGATTTTGAAGAAGAGACATATAATACCAACTTTGAATTAGTAAATACTTCAATAGAAGGAAATGAATTTTTAATAGGTGCTAATTTTAAACATAATAATAGTTTAAAAACAGGCTTGTACGGACACCCTACAGAGTCAAATATCGTATTACCGAATTTAGATAGAGACATATATTCTGCATATGTTTTAAATAATTATCTCTTAACAAACAATATAAACATTTCTTTAGGTTTACGCTATGACGACTATTCCGATTTTGGAGACAATTTTTCTCCAGATTTAGGGCTTGTATATAGAGCTAACGAGGATATGAGTTTTAAATTAAAATATGCAAAAGCTTTTAGAGCACCTTCATGGACAGAGTTATACGGACTGAATGCAAATCCGAATTTAAAAGCCGAAGTGTCCGAAAACATAGAATTTGGTCTTGTATATAAATATGAATCCTCCGGCAGAATTTCACTAAACACCTATCATATGCTGATAGAAGATTATATTCAAAGTATAGCAGGAGTTTATTCTCAAGAATCCGAACTCGATATTCATGGTGTAGAACTCGATTTATCATACAATCCTGTTCATAATATTGAGTTTAGCTTAGTATCCAGTTACAGCGATGCTAAAGATAAATATAATCATAGAATCGACTATGTAGCAAACTTTTTAACAACAGCTTCTTTAATTTACACTTCCAAGATTGGTTTAGTGTTTGGTTCTACTCTAAGATATACAAACTCCAAAGATATGGATAATGAAGCTATTTTCGATCAATCTATCTCTTATAATTATAAAGATATAAACATCAAACTCATTGTTAAAAATATGTTTAATTCTGGTATAATATATTATGATAGTGCTCATAATGAGACAAATCCTATCAAAGATGCTGCAAGGGTAGCATTAATTAAAGCTTCTATGGAATTTTAA
- a CDS encoding exonuclease domain-containing protein yields the protein MLIFLDTETTGLEKSDKIISIALIAVEEGETIFKEDLVNEGKKIPPKASSINHITNEMIKSKPALRESETFKFLELNNLYDTTLISHNANFDLEMLNTNAGFSWQGKIIDTLRTSKHLMSECEEFSLQYLRYELKLYKKEKEKIIPHDALSDVRVTKLLYETLLELASEDELEDLSTKNVLMQKFEFGKYAGRYIEEISMIDRGYLEWMLNNIMDLDEDLRYSIKYYL from the coding sequence ATGCTGATATTTTTAGACACCGAAACTACAGGACTTGAAAAGTCCGATAAAATAATCTCAATAGCCCTTATAGCAGTTGAAGAGGGTGAGACAATCTTCAAAGAAGATTTGGTAAACGAGGGTAAAAAAATCCCTCCAAAAGCATCAAGTATTAATCATATAACAAATGAGATGATAAAAAGCAAACCTGCCTTGAGAGAAAGTGAAACTTTTAAATTTTTGGAGTTAAATAATCTATATGATACTACATTGATTTCACACAATGCCAATTTTGACTTGGAGATGCTAAATACAAATGCAGGTTTTTCATGGCAGGGAAAGATAATAGACACACTGCGTACATCTAAGCATCTGATGAGTGAGTGTGAAGAGTTTTCTTTGCAGTACTTAAGATATGAGTTAAAACTATATAAAAAAGAAAAAGAAAAAATAATTCCCCATGATGCACTTAGCGATGTCAGAGTTACAAAGCTGCTGTATGAAACTCTTTTAGAGTTAGCATCTGAAGATGAACTAGAAGATTTGAGTACAAAAAACGTACTTATGCAAAAGTTTGAATTTGGAAAATATGCAGGTCGTTATATAGAAGAGATTAGCATGATTGACAGGGGATATTTGGAATGGATGCTAAATAATATTATGGATTTAGATGAAGATTTACGCTATAGTATCAAATATTATTTATAG
- the rsmD gene encoding 16S rRNA (guanine(966)-N(2))-methyltransferase RsmD has translation MRSNKSKKITKKIIAGEFKGKTLTIPSKTTTRSSKAIVLESFFNTIQFDIIDANFVEVFSGSGSIGLEALSRGAKQIYFMERDKDALKILKQNISLTDPDRCEVYGGDSFSNIKSIINILKSKSEDAYFYIDPPFSIREGMEDIYDKTIELIANLPKECVKLIIIEHMSGLELDKNINGYELQKSKKFGNTTLSYYL, from the coding sequence ATGAGAAGTAATAAAAGTAAAAAAATAACAAAAAAAATAATTGCAGGTGAGTTTAAAGGGAAAACTTTAACTATACCGTCTAAAACAACGACAAGGAGTTCTAAAGCTATAGTTTTAGAATCTTTTTTTAACACTATACAGTTTGACATCATAGATGCAAATTTTGTTGAGGTGTTTAGCGGAAGCGGATCAATCGGTCTTGAAGCTTTAAGTCGCGGAGCTAAACAAATATATTTTATGGAACGTGACAAAGATGCACTTAAAATACTAAAGCAAAATATATCTTTAACGGATCCTGATAGATGTGAAGTTTATGGCGGAGATAGTTTTTCAAATATAAAAAGCATCATTAATATTTTAAAAAGTAAAAGTGAAGATGCATATTTTTATATAGATCCGCCTTTTAGCATACGTGAAGGAATGGAAGATATATATGATAAAACAATTGAGTTAATAGCTAACTTACCAAAAGAGTGTGTCAAACTAATTATAATAGAGCATATGTCAGGTTTGGAATTAGATAAAAACATAAACGGGTATGAACTGCAAAAGTCTAAAAAATTCGGAAATACTACGCTTAGTTATTATTTATAA
- a CDS encoding GGDEF domain-containing response regulator, which translates to MRNNKTILIVDDVHANMEILGSFLKDLYEVKYASDGISALKMTHTEPIPDLILLDVEMPDMNGFEVLKFLKKDSKTKNIPVIFVTGHNDIKNEERGLINGAVDYITKPISPIIVKARVNTHITLKHQQDELIFRASHDQLTEIYNRHKLVEEGNRYFSKSIRHNEDLCIAIIDVDHFKNINDTYGHMIGDEVLKAIASILHKSIRVEDIVARYGGEEFVVIFDRCTIKDAFDKANKLRMKINYANPGDIKVSASFGLTSLKHDLHRNFDHMLKEADDALYEAKESGRNKVVIYK; encoded by the coding sequence ATGAGAAATAATAAAACCATTCTAATCGTAGATGATGTGCACGCAAATATGGAAATTTTAGGTTCTTTCTTAAAAGATTTATATGAAGTCAAATATGCATCTGACGGTATAAGTGCACTTAAAATGACACATACTGAACCAATACCGGATTTAATTTTGCTAGATGTCGAGATGCCCGATATGAATGGATTTGAAGTTTTAAAATTTTTAAAAAAAGATTCCAAAACAAAAAATATTCCCGTAATATTCGTAACCGGTCACAACGATATTAAAAATGAAGAGCGAGGATTGATAAACGGTGCTGTAGATTATATTACAAAACCTATAAGTCCTATTATCGTAAAAGCAAGAGTAAATACTCATATAACTTTAAAGCATCAACAAGATGAACTTATATTTAGAGCTTCGCACGACCAACTAACCGAAATATATAACAGACATAAATTGGTTGAAGAGGGAAACAGATACTTTTCAAAATCTATAAGACATAATGAAGATTTATGTATAGCGATTATAGACGTCGATCATTTTAAAAACATAAACGACACCTACGGTCACATGATCGGGGATGAAGTTTTAAAAGCAATTGCCTCTATACTTCATAAAAGTATTAGAGTAGAGGACATAGTCGCACGTTACGGTGGCGAAGAGTTTGTAGTAATCTTTGACAGATGTACAATCAAAGATGCTTTTGATAAAGCCAATAAACTCAGAATGAAAATAAATTATGCAAACCCGGGAGATATAAAAGTAAGTGCAAGCTTTGGTTTAACCTCTTTAAAACATGATCTACACAGAAATTTCGATCATATGTTAAAAGAAGCAGATGACGCTTTATACGAGGCTAAAGAAAGCGGTAGAAACAAAGTTGTAATTTATAAATAA
- a CDS encoding flagellar basal body P-ring protein FlgI, producing MRTIILFLLLATTIYAAKINDVANIVGVRQNHLIGYSLVVGLKKTGDGTTSKFTLQSIANMLKAMNIDMKPIDIKSKNVAAVVVTANLNPFSKQGDKFDITVSSIGDAKSLEGGTLLMTPLKGVDGRIYALAQGPISIGGRNTRGGGETHPTAGLIYEGGFVEREINIDLYNQKYVTLSLKESNLKNSVSIQKAINSFYNTQVAVAMDPRTIKLKKPENKSMIEFLAEVQDIDMDYNAKNKIIINERTGTVIAGVGINIKPIIMTHGDITIKIKEQDSIDAPEGSMNVDSDMAIGLNENELYTKKGTTTVANLVRSLQKLGATPKDIIAILEAMKSAGSISAELKII from the coding sequence ATGAGAACAATAATATTATTTTTACTTCTCGCAACTACTATTTATGCAGCAAAAATAAATGATGTCGCAAATATTGTTGGGGTAAGACAAAACCATTTAATAGGATATTCACTGGTAGTAGGTCTTAAAAAAACGGGTGACGGTACTACTTCTAAATTTACTCTTCAATCAATCGCAAATATGCTTAAAGCAATGAATATAGATATGAAACCTATTGATATAAAATCAAAAAACGTTGCCGCAGTTGTTGTAACGGCAAACTTAAATCCTTTTTCAAAACAAGGTGATAAGTTTGATATTACGGTATCTTCCATCGGTGATGCAAAATCGCTTGAAGGCGGAACGCTTTTAATGACTCCTTTAAAAGGGGTGGATGGACGTATATATGCTCTTGCACAGGGTCCAATAAGTATCGGAGGTAGAAATACCAGAGGTGGAGGAGAAACACATCCTACGGCAGGACTTATATATGAAGGTGGATTTGTTGAGCGAGAGATAAATATTGATTTATATAATCAAAAATATGTAACTCTTTCTTTAAAAGAATCTAACCTTAAAAACTCTGTTAGCATCCAAAAAGCCATCAACAGTTTTTATAATACTCAAGTTGCCGTAGCTATGGATCCACGTACTATAAAGCTAAAAAAACCGGAAAATAAATCTATGATAGAGTTTTTAGCCGAAGTCCAAGATATTGATATGGATTACAATGCAAAAAATAAAATCATAATAAACGAGAGAACTGGAACTGTGATTGCCGGTGTTGGAATAAATATAAAACCTATTATTATGACACACGGTGATATAACTATAAAAATCAAAGAACAAGATAGTATAGATGCACCCGAGGGGTCTATGAATGTTGATAGTGATATGGCTATAGGTTTAAATGAAAATGAGCTATATACAAAAAAAGGTACGACTACGGTAGCTAATCTTGTACGTTCATTACAAAAGTTGGGAGCTACGCCTAAAGATATCATTGCAATTTTAGAAGCGATGAAGAGTGCAGGTTCTATATCTGCAGAATTAAAAATTATATAA
- a CDS encoding rod-binding protein, protein MYGSNTVALNASLMAKDNVPNIDKNSDDAKIREQTDAFESIILKMLMDNAMKDQEDIFSSQKDPGDKIYKSMYREELAKASAGGFGFSQMLFDYLSEKR, encoded by the coding sequence GTGTACGGTTCTAATACAGTAGCATTAAATGCTTCTTTGATGGCAAAAGACAATGTTCCAAACATAGATAAAAATTCTGATGATGCCAAAATTAGAGAACAAACAGATGCTTTTGAATCTATTATCTTAAAAATGCTTATGGATAATGCTATGAAAGATCAGGAAGATATATTTAGCAGCCAAAAAGATCCCGGCGACAAAATATATAAATCTATGTATAGGGAAGAGCTTGCTAAAGCTAGTGCAGGGGGTTTTGGGTTTAGTCAAATGTTATTTGATTATTTAAGTGAGAAAAGGTAA